The Streptomyces capitiformicae genome contains the following window.
GCCGAGATCTGCGACGCAACGGGCGCCGACGTCCTCACGCTCGCCGAGGCGATGGGACGGGACTCCCGCATCGGCCCCCGCTTCCTGGCTCCCGGCCTCGGCTTCGGCGGCAGCTGTCTGCCCAAGGACATCCGGGCCTTCACCGCCCGTGCGGAGGAGTTCGGCCTGGGCGACTCGGTGGCCCTCCTCCGCCAGGTCGACGAGATCAACACACGACAGCGCCTGCGCACCGTCGACCTTGCTGAGCGGCTCGTCGGCGGGTCCTTCGCGGACCGGAGCGTCGCGGTGCTGGGGGCCGCCTTCAAACCGCACAGCGACGACGTACGGGACTCGCCGGCACTCGCGGTCGCGGACGAGATCCGGCGCCGCGGAGCCCGGGTCCGCGTCCACGACCCCGAGGCCGTCGACAACGCCCGGGCCGCCCACCCCGCGCTCCAGTTCGCCCTGGACGTGGCCAAGGCGTGCGAGCAGGCCGACGTCGTACTGCACCTCACCGAATGGCCGCAGTACCGGGAACTCGACCCCGCCGCCCTCGCCACGGTGGTGCGCACCCCGGCCATCGTCGACGCGCGCAACACCCTCGACCAGGCGGCCTGGCGCTCGGCGGGATGGACGCTGCGCGCGCCGGGCCGCCCGCGGCTCGGCTGACCGCGAGGAGGAGCCATGCGTGTCGTCGTATCCGGTGGAAGCGGCTTCCTGGGATCGCATCTGTGCGAAGCGCTGCTCCGCAGAGGCGACAGCGTGCGCTGCCTGGACAACTTCTCCTCCGGCCGATCGGCCAACATCGCCCATCTCCTGCGCGAGCCCGGCTTCGACTGCACGGCCTGCGATGTCACGGTCCCCTTCAGGTCCTCCGGGGACGTGGACGCCGTCGTACATCTCGCGAGTCCCGCGTCGCCGTTCGACTATGGCCGTCTTCCGCTGGAGACGCTGGCCACCGGCAGCCGGGGTACGGAGAACCTGCTGCGGCTGGCCGTCCGGCACAGCGCGCGTTTCGTCCTGGCGTCCACCAGCGAGGTCTACGGCGACCCCCAGATGCATCCCCAGGACGAGGACTACTGGGGGAACGTCAATCCCATCGGACCCCGCAGCGTCTACGACGAGGCCAAGCGCTTCGCCGAGGCCCTCTCCATGGCGTACCGGCGCAGCCAGGGGGCCGATGTCGGGATCGTCCGGATCTTCAACACATACGGTCCCCGTATGCGTGCGCAGGACGGCCGGGTGGTCTCCAGCTTCATCAGACAGGCGCTGGAAGAGGAACCCCTGACCGTGTTCGGCGACGGCAGCCAGACCCGGAGTTTCTGCTACGTCGACGACATGGTCCGCGGCCTGCTGGCCATGATCGATTCCCAACTGCCGGGCCCGTTCAACCTCGGCAATCCGACGGAGCGGACGGTGCGGGAGCTCGCCGAACTGGTGCTGTCGATCACCGGATCGGACAGCGAGCTGCGCTTCCTTCCGCTGCCCGTCGACGATCCCGTCCGGCGACGTCCCGTGATCACCCGTGCCGGCCAAGGGCTCGGCTGGCATCCGCGGGTGCCCCTGGAAGAAGGGCTGCGGCACACCGTCGACTGGTTCCTGTCGCAGCCGGACACGCTCGTACGACCCCGGGAGCGATCCCGAGTGGGGCGGCCATCATGAAAGCACTCGTACTGTGCGGGGGAGCGGGCACCCGGCTCCGTCCGATCACTCACACCTCGGCGAAGCAACTGGTGCCGGTAGCCAACAAACCGGTGCTGTTCTACGGCCTGGAGGCCATCGCCGCCGCCGGTGTCACGCAGACCGGCATCGTGGTGGGAGACACCGAGCGGGAGATCCGTGAGGCGGTCGGCGACGGTTCCCGGTTCGGGCTGGACGTGACCTACCTGCCGCAGGAGGCCCCCCTCGGGCTCGCCCATGCCGTCCTGATCTCCCGGGACTTCCTGGCCGACGACGACTTCGTGATGTACCTCGGCGACAACTTCATCGTCGGAGGGATCTCCGGCGTGGTCGACGACTTCCGCCGTGAGCGGCCCGACGCGGCGATCCTGCTGACCCGGGTGCCCGAACCCACTTCCTTCGGGATCGCCGAACTCGACGCGGCGGGCCGCGTGGTGGGACTCGAGGAGAAACCGCAGCGGCCCAAGAGCGATCTGGCACTGGTCGGCGTCTATCTCTTCTCTCCCACCGTGCACGCGGCCGTACGGGCCATCGGGCCGTCCCGGCGCGGCGAGCTGGAGATCACGGACGCCCTGCAGTGGCTGATCGAGACGGGCCATGACGTGCGTTCCACGACGATCTCCGGGTACTGGAAGGACACGGGGAACGTCACCGACATGCTGGAGGTGAACCGCTCCGTCCTGGAAACGGTCGAACCGGGGATCGACGGCAGCGTGGACGGGGCGAGTGAGATCATCGGCCGCGTCAGGATCGAGGACGGCGCCAAGGTGTTCGGCAGCCGTGTCGTCGGCCCGGCCGTCATCGGTGCCGGCACCGTGATCGCCGACTCCTACGTCGGACCGTTCACCTCGATCGCCGAGGACTGCCGTATCGAGGAGAGCGAGATCGAGTACTCGATCGTGCTGCGGCGGGCGTCCATCGTCGGCATGCGCAGGATCGAGGTCTCGCTGATCGGCCACAACGTCGAGGTGACCCCCGCCCCCCGCACACCCTCCGTGCACCGGCTGGTGCTCG
Protein-coding sequences here:
- a CDS encoding UDP-glucuronic acid decarboxylase family protein, with product MRVVVSGGSGFLGSHLCEALLRRGDSVRCLDNFSSGRSANIAHLLREPGFDCTACDVTVPFRSSGDVDAVVHLASPASPFDYGRLPLETLATGSRGTENLLRLAVRHSARFVLASTSEVYGDPQMHPQDEDYWGNVNPIGPRSVYDEAKRFAEALSMAYRRSQGADVGIVRIFNTYGPRMRAQDGRVVSSFIRQALEEEPLTVFGDGSQTRSFCYVDDMVRGLLAMIDSQLPGPFNLGNPTERTVRELAELVLSITGSDSELRFLPLPVDDPVRRRPVITRAGQGLGWHPRVPLEEGLRHTVDWFLSQPDTLVRPRERSRVGRPS
- a CDS encoding glucose-1-phosphate thymidylyltransferase → MKALVLCGGAGTRLRPITHTSAKQLVPVANKPVLFYGLEAIAAAGVTQTGIVVGDTEREIREAVGDGSRFGLDVTYLPQEAPLGLAHAVLISRDFLADDDFVMYLGDNFIVGGISGVVDDFRRERPDAAILLTRVPEPTSFGIAELDAAGRVVGLEEKPQRPKSDLALVGVYLFSPTVHAAVRAIGPSRRGELEITDALQWLIETGHDVRSTTISGYWKDTGNVTDMLEVNRSVLETVEPGIDGSVDGASEIIGRVRIEDGAKVFGSRVVGPAVIGAGTVIADSYVGPFTSIAEDCRIEESEIEYSIVLRRASIVGMRRIEVSLIGHNVEVTPAPRTPSVHRLVLGDHSKVQIPS